From the genome of Mycoplasma crocodyli MP145:
GACAAAAACTTTACTTTATGAGAAATCGTAGTGGTAAAAGCGCTCGTCTTAAAGAACTTAAAAAAGCATAAAAAATTTCCTAAAAAGCCTATTATATAGGCTTTTTTTTAATATAATTGTAGTGATGTAAAAAATCAAAAGTTTAACATTACAATTGACAAATCAAAAATAAAATTCAATAATGAAGTAATAAATAAAATGATACAAGAAATGTTTGAAGAAAATATTGAAATTTCACTTAAACCATAACCAATAATTCACAAATTAATATCAATCATGATAACAAAATTGTAAGTACAATAACAAACTATTATGGTGAAAAATTCGGTAATATCGAGGATGTTTTAAAAGTAAATAACATTGCACAATTTGAAACTACATTGAATGTCAATTTCATAAAAGAGCATATAATAAATAATGAAAATTTAACATTTTATTACAGAGATTTTCAATTACCGATTTTTGAATATAATGTTTTATATAATTTTAAAAATTATAATATTAGACTTTATTTCCAAGAAAACCCTAAATATGTAGCTACTGGTAGAAATAAATATGATAGAACAATTTATGATAAAAATAAATTGTTTCTACAAATAAATAATGAAGTTATAGAACTATTCTATAGTCAAATAAAGAAAAAATAAAAACAAGTAAGCTTTTATATGGCTCACTTGTTTTTATTCGTTTTCTGGTTTAAATACATCAATTAAGTTTTTTAAAAGACATACAACAGTAAGAGGTCCTACTCCCCCAGGTACCGGAGTAATAGCACTTACTTTATCCTTAACTTCTTCGAAATCTACGTCACCGCATAGTTTCTCGCTAAGTTGGGCGTCAAGGTTAGTACCTACATCAATAATTATTGCACCTTCTTTAACGTTTTTTGATTTTATTAATTTTGCTACACCTGCAGCTACTACTAAAATGTCCGAATTTTCAATTCCTTTAATTCCTGTATGTTCATCATATGTAGAAACTTGTGCACCCATTCTTTTTATAATGTGAGCAACAGGTTTACCCACCAAATGACTTCTACCAATAACAGAAACTCTTTTATCTTTAACATCAATGTTGTAATGTTCCATTAATTCTAAAACAGCTCTTGCTGTTGCAGGAACAAAATGTTTTCCAGCTGCATTATATAAATTAAATTCGTTTCTTGTACTTAATCCATCCACATCTTTATGAAATGGGATGGCATCAAGAATAACTTGTTCTGGGATATGGTTTGGTAATGGAAGTTGAACTAATACACCATCTGAATAATCATTAATTGCGTCAAGTTTTTTAAGTAATCTGTCCTGACTTATTTTTTCATCAAATTTATAAAGTTTTGCTTCAATGCCTAAATATTCACTTTTTTCTAGTTTCTTTTGAACGTATTTATTTGAAGCCTCGTTATTTCCAACTTGAATTATTGCAAGTCTTATTTTTCTTGATAAACCTAAATCTTGAACTTCTTTTTTTAATTTTTCAAGTTCTCTTTTCGACAATTCTACACCACTTAATATTTGCATTTCAGTTCCTCCTTATATCCATTTAATTCATTTTCATATTTTTCTAATTTACTTTTTTCTTCTTGTAATTTTTCAGCCGGCGCCTTCTTTACAAAGTTTTCATTTGATAAAATCTTTTTAGATCTATCAACTTCAAAAGTTAATTTTTCAATTAGATTTAATAACCTTTTTTTATTTTCTTGTTTTTGACTTTCATCAATCTTTATAAAGATCTTACCAAAGTCAAAAGTTATTAAAGCATCAGTGTTTTTTTGAATTTCAGAGTATGACAATTTATTAATCGTGCTAATTGCTTTGTCATCTAAATCAAAATCTTTATCTCAATAAATTAGTTCTTTTTTAGAAATATTATTTTCTTCTCTATACTTTCTTAAAGCACTGGTAATGTCAATAACTTTATCTATATAGTCCGTGTTTTTATAAGTAGAAACTTTTGGATATGTATGGTTATAAAGTTTATCATTAAATATATCTTTAAATATCTTATATGTAACAAATGATAAAAATGGATTAACAACAATTAATGTATTTTTAAGAATTAAAAGAGCTTGCTTTTTAGAAGGATTTACTTTTAAAAACTCAACATATCAACCACTTAAATCATTGTATATAAATTTACTTATTTGACTACCAACAAGCGTAAATTCATAATTTTTCATTGACTTATTAATACTTTTAATTAATAGTGATAACTTATTGTTTATTCATTTATCTGCATCTGTTATTTTGTTGTTGTTATCATTTGGGAGTTCATTTATAAAACGACTAATATTTCATAATTTATTACATAAACCTCAAGCTGATTTAATTTTATCTGGAGAATATTTAATATCAAAACCCGGTGTGGTATTGGTTATTAAGAATCATTTAAGAGCATCAGCACCGTATTCATCAATAACATCAATTGGATCAATTCCGTTGTTTAAAGATTTGGACATTTTACGTCCTTGTTCATCTCTTATTAATCCATGTATCAATACATTTTCAAATGGTTTTTGTTTCATAACATCAAGACCAAACATATACATTCTTGCAATTCAAAAGAAAATTAAATCGGATCCAGTTACTAATAAGCTTGTTGGATAATATCTTTTGATCATTTCGTTTTTTTGTGGTCATCCTAAAAAAACAAATGGGCTTAAACCACTAGAGAATCATGTGTCAAGAACATCTTCATCTTGTTTTCAATCTAGTCCAGGACTAGTTGTTTGGACCTTAATTTGATCACCTTTATATCAAACAGGTATTCTGTGTCCTCATCAAATTTGTCTAGAAATTGTTCAATCATGAATATTCGACATTCAATTTTTTAAAATTTTTATAAATCTTGGTGGGTAGAATTTAACCTTATCTTTTGTTCTTAAGTGTTGCAAAATATCTTTTGCAAATGTTTCCATTTTTACAAATCATTGTGGTAAAACCAGTATCTCAATAGGTGTATTACTTCTTTCGCTATAACCTACTTTAGAAATTGTTTTTTCTTCTTTCAAAATAAAATTATTATTTCTTAAGTAATCGGCAATTTCTTTTCTTGCTTTAAATCTTTCTAGACCATTAAAAATACTATCTTTACATTCTATAAATCCATTTTTATTAATTGTTTCAATAACTTCAAGGTTTGCATGTTTTTTAATAATATCAATATCATCTTCAGCGTGAGCCGATAACTTCATTAAACCACTTCCAAATTTAGGATCAACATATTCATCAGATATTATTGGAATTTTTTTATTGGTTAGAGGGTGAATTACAAATTGTCCTAAAAATTTAGAATATCTTTTATCTTTGGGATTAAAAACTATAGCCACATCACTTAATAACGTTTCTGTTCTAACGGTTGCAATTGTAAGATAATCATTTGAGTTTTCTAAAAAATATTTAATGTAATACATTGTTTGTTCAGTTTCTTTATTAACAATTTCAATATTCGAAACTGCAGTCAACAATTTTGTATCCCAATTTACAGCTTTAACGTCTTTGTATATGTAGCCTTTATTATATAAATCAACAAACACTTTTACAACAGCTTCACTTGCATCGTTATCCATTGTAAATCTTTCACGCTCATAATCAAGTGCTAATCCTAATCTAGATCATTGTTCTCTAAATAGATTTGCATAATCTTCTTTTCATTGTCACGTTAATTTTAGAAATTCTTCTCTTCCGATATCATGCTTTGTTAATTTTTTAGTGTTTCACAAATGTTCTTCAATTTTAGATTGTGTAGCAATTCCTGCATGATCCATTCCTGATATTCAAAAAGTATCAAATCCTTTTAATTTTTTATAACGTATTATAGTATCAGGAATTAATGTGTCAAAAGCATGACCTAAATGGAGTTTTCCAGTAACGTTAGGAGGGGGTAATAAAATTGAAAAAGGTTTTTTAGATGTGTCATGTGTACTAAATACTTTTTCAGTTATTCTTCATTCTTGTTCAATGCCTTCTTCAATAAGTTTATGGTTATATGCTTTGTTCATTCTTACCTCCTATTATAATGTTAAATTATAACAAATTTTGTCCAAAAATCGAGTAAAACTTTAAGTGTATAAGGGTAAAAACAAAAATGAAAATTTTTATAAATAATTTAAATTAACTTTATAATCTTATTTATGAAAAATAAATTAAAAATAATCTCTTTTATAGGTATGCCATTGGTTTCTACAATTCTTCCAGCAACCTTTATATCTTGTTCGAATAACAACAAGTCATTAGAAAAGAATCAAGAAAAATATAAAGAAAATATTGCAAAAATTTCTAATAAATCATTTGATGATTTAAGAGGATTTGATGATGCAATGAAAAGAGAGTTAAATCCTGTAATTCAAAACTATAGTGATAACTATGATGCAAACATTAAAAAAATAATGACTATATTATATTTTTTTGAAAAGCAGGATCCTAAATTAACTTCTTTAAAAAATGAATTTATGACTATTGAAAAAGAAACTAAAAATAAAAGTAAATTTGACCGTTTTAGTTTGTTGCTTTCATTTATTAACTTTGTTAGCAAAGGAACTCAACAAGGAGCTATTAAACTTGATGAAAAACATGAAAAGATTTTTTCAGAACTTGTTGAATATAATGATTTGTTTAATTCATATGGTTTATGAATAGAAAACTATTATATTTTTGCACTAGCAAATAAATTGAATAGTGAATATTTAAACGGTAGCAACGGTAATGTAAATACATTTTTAATTAAATATGAAGAAATTTTAAAGAAAGAATTTCCTAAGAAAAAAATAGATCAAGAATCTGCTAATGATAATAAAAATATGGCTATCGAATTTTTAGATAACATATTTCCAAAATTAGAAAAGTTCGATTCTAACAAGTGAAACAAAAATATGGGCTTTGTTGCATATAGAAAATTTGATAACAATAAACTTGAAGATATTTT
Proteins encoded in this window:
- a CDS encoding bifunctional 5,10-methylenetetrahydrofolate dehydrogenase/5,10-methenyltetrahydrofolate cyclohydrolase is translated as MQILSGVELSKRELEKLKKEVQDLGLSRKIRLAIIQVGNNEASNKYVQKKLEKSEYLGIEAKLYKFDEKISQDRLLKKLDAINDYSDGVLVQLPLPNHIPEQVILDAIPFHKDVDGLSTRNEFNLYNAAGKHFVPATARAVLELMEHYNIDVKDKRVSVIGRSHLVGKPVAHIIKRMGAQVSTYDEHTGIKGIENSDILVVAAGVAKLIKSKNVKEGAIIIDVGTNLDAQLSEKLCGDVDFEEVKDKVSAITPVPGGVGPLTVVCLLKNLIDVFKPENE
- a CDS encoding valine--tRNA ligase, with the translated sequence MNKAYNHKLIEEGIEQEWRITEKVFSTHDTSKKPFSILLPPPNVTGKLHLGHAFDTLIPDTIIRYKKLKGFDTFWISGMDHAGIATQSKIEEHLWNTKKLTKHDIGREEFLKLTWQWKEDYANLFREQWSRLGLALDYERERFTMDNDASEAVVKVFVDLYNKGYIYKDVKAVNWDTKLLTAVSNIEIVNKETEQTMYYIKYFLENSNDYLTIATVRTETLLSDVAIVFNPKDKRYSKFLGQFVIHPLTNKKIPIISDEYVDPKFGSGLMKLSAHAEDDIDIIKKHANLEVIETINKNGFIECKDSIFNGLERFKARKEIADYLRNNNFILKEEKTISKVGYSERSNTPIEILVLPQWFVKMETFAKDILQHLRTKDKVKFYPPRFIKILKNWMSNIHDWTISRQIWWGHRIPVWYKGDQIKVQTTSPGLDWKQDEDVLDTWFSSGLSPFVFLGWPQKNEMIKRYYPTSLLVTGSDLIFFWIARMYMFGLDVMKQKPFENVLIHGLIRDEQGRKMSKSLNNGIDPIDVIDEYGADALKWFLITNTTPGFDIKYSPDKIKSAWGLCNKLWNISRFINELPNDNNNKITDADKWINNKLSLLIKSINKSMKNYEFTLVGSQISKFIYNDLSGWYVEFLKVNPSKKQALLILKNTLIVVNPFLSFVTYKIFKDIFNDKLYNHTYPKVSTYKNTDYIDKVIDITSALRKYREENNISKKELIYWDKDFDLDDKAISTINKLSYSEIQKNTDALITFDFGKIFIKIDESQKQENKKRLLNLIEKLTFEVDRSKKILSNENFVKKAPAEKLQEEKSKLEKYENELNGYKEELKCKY